The following coding sequences lie in one Kamptonema formosum PCC 6407 genomic window:
- a CDS encoding SRPBCC family protein: MSDWLEHSVQVEVAIPIEMAWSLWSDLEQMPRWMKWIESVHILEEDPELSRWKLATGNLEFSWLSRILKLVPCQIIQWESVDGLPNRGAVRFYDRKGSSIVRLTVAYAIPGILGKLMDNLFLGRVVESTIQADLERFKEYALKIQAES; encoded by the coding sequence ATGTCAGATTGGTTAGAACATAGCGTACAAGTAGAAGTTGCCATCCCGATAGAAATGGCGTGGAGTCTTTGGTCTGACTTAGAACAAATGCCACGCTGGATGAAGTGGATTGAATCAGTGCATATTCTCGAAGAAGATCCAGAGTTGTCCCGGTGGAAACTAGCGACAGGAAACTTAGAATTTAGCTGGCTTTCCCGCATTTTGAAATTAGTTCCCTGCCAGATTATTCAGTGGGAATCCGTCGATGGGTTGCCTAATCGCGGTGCAGTTAGATTTTACGATCGCAAAGGTAGCAGCATTGTGAGGCTAACAGTAGCTTATGCGATTCCTGGCATTCTCGGCAAATTAATGGATAATTTATTTTTGGGCCGCGTGGTGGAATCGACAATTCAGGCTGATTTGGAAAGGTTTAAAGAGTATGCTCTGAAAATCCAAGCAGAGTCATAG
- a CDS encoding serine/threonine-protein kinase, translating to MSYCLNPSCQNPQNPDATRFCLTCGAKLLLKERYRAIKPIGRGGFGRTFLAIDEDKPSKPRCVIKQFFPQSLGTNNAEKAAELFNREAARLDELGKHPQIPDLLAHLEQDGHQYLVQEFVGGENLAEELAIAGAFSEAKIRSLLKDLLPVLQFVHDRQVIHRDIKPANIIRKPPQPPDTSLFLSYPVGNLALVDFGAAKVVTQGGGTGTIIGSPEYVAPEQVRGQAVFASDLYSLGATCIHLLTELSPFDLFDINEDKWVWRDYLNKNSVSTKLGNILDKLLETSLSRRYRSATEVLDDLDFQQPVVVPTIASRPVPKLTMPGPTIAPPPVRKKLSVPLRSPTWEIIYTMTGHLDSVTSVAFSPDNQTLASGSGDNTIEIWKLDTGNRWYTLRGHSDWVNCVAFNPNGQSLVSGSRDKTIQMWDLKKGKWWYSLVGHSDRVYTVAFSADGQSLVSSSRDKTIRLWNLQKGKCTQTITGHSEGVFAVAFSPNSQLLASGSRDKTVQLWDIATGRSICTLSGHTNWIIAVAFSPDGKILASGSRDGTIKLWRVNGDGKGELLHAIADNSESVFSVAFSGDGKILASSGREGQISLWDVDTGVLLEILSGHSGDVLSLAFSGDGKSLASGGSDRSIKIWRERS from the coding sequence ATGAGTTATTGTCTGAACCCCTCCTGCCAGAACCCCCAAAATCCCGACGCTACAAGGTTTTGCCTAACTTGTGGCGCAAAACTGTTGCTAAAAGAACGGTATCGCGCCATCAAACCCATTGGCAGAGGGGGTTTTGGTAGAACTTTCCTGGCAATTGATGAAGATAAACCGTCTAAACCTCGCTGCGTTATCAAGCAGTTTTTTCCGCAGTCACTAGGTACTAATAATGCTGAGAAAGCAGCAGAATTATTTAACCGAGAAGCGGCGAGACTGGATGAACTGGGAAAACACCCGCAAATTCCCGATCTGCTGGCCCATCTCGAACAGGATGGCCACCAGTATTTAGTTCAGGAGTTTGTTGGGGGTGAAAATTTAGCAGAAGAATTAGCGATCGCAGGTGCTTTTAGTGAAGCTAAGATTCGGAGTTTGTTGAAAGATTTACTACCTGTTTTGCAGTTTGTTCACGATCGCCAAGTGATTCATCGCGATATTAAACCAGCCAATATTATTAGAAAACCTCCGCAACCTCCTGATACTTCTTTGTTTTTAAGTTACCCAGTTGGAAATCTGGCTTTAGTTGATTTTGGTGCAGCGAAAGTAGTAACTCAAGGTGGAGGAACCGGAACTATTATCGGCAGTCCCGAATATGTTGCACCTGAACAAGTTAGAGGGCAGGCAGTTTTTGCCAGCGATTTATATAGTTTAGGTGCTACTTGCATTCATTTGCTTACGGAACTTTCTCCTTTTGATTTGTTCGATATCAACGAGGATAAATGGGTATGGCGAGATTATTTGAATAAAAATTCGGTGAGTACTAAGCTGGGAAATATTTTAGATAAATTGTTAGAAACTAGCTTGAGTCGCCGCTATAGATCGGCAACGGAGGTGCTGGATGATTTAGATTTTCAGCAACCAGTTGTAGTACCAACAATTGCATCTAGACCTGTTCCTAAGTTAACAATGCCAGGGCCTACGATCGCACCTCCACCTGTTAGGAAAAAGTTATCAGTGCCGCTGCGATCGCCAACTTGGGAAATTATTTATACGATGACGGGACATTTAGATTCAGTCACATCTGTGGCATTTAGTCCTGACAATCAAACTTTAGCTAGCGGTAGTGGAGACAATACTATTGAGATTTGGAAACTGGATACAGGGAATCGATGGTATACACTTAGAGGTCATTCTGATTGGGTGAATTGTGTTGCTTTTAATCCTAATGGTCAGAGTTTAGTTAGTGGCAGTCGCGACAAGACTATTCAGATGTGGGATTTGAAAAAAGGCAAATGGTGGTATAGTTTGGTGGGACATTCAGACCGGGTTTATACAGTTGCTTTTAGTGCTGATGGTCAGAGTTTAGTTAGTAGCAGTCGTGACAAAACTATCCGATTGTGGAATTTGCAGAAAGGCAAGTGTACGCAAACTATTACGGGTCATTCTGAGGGGGTTTTTGCAGTAGCTTTTAGTCCTAATAGTCAGCTTTTAGCTAGTGGCAGTCGGGACAAAACTGTGCAACTTTGGGATATTGCTACTGGCAGATCGATTTGTACTTTGTCTGGTCATACAAACTGGATAATTGCAGTAGCTTTTAGTCCCGATGGGAAAATTTTAGCTAGCGGTAGCCGAGATGGTACGATCAAGCTATGGCGGGTAAATGGAGATGGTAAAGGGGAATTGCTACACGCGATCGCAGATAATTCCGAAAGTGTTTTCTCTGTTGCCTTTAGCGGGGATGGAAAGATTTTAGCTAGCAGTGGTCGGGAAGGTCAAATTTCTTTGTGGGACGTAGATACAGGCGTTTTGCTGGAAATTCTCAGCGGTCATTCTGGGGATGTTTTGTCTCTTGCTTTTAGCGGGGATGGGAAGAGTTTAGCGAGTGGGGGAAGCGATCGATCTATTAAAATTTGGCGGGAAAGATCGTAA